The genomic interval TGGCCGTTGTACCGCGACACCGAGTTCATATCGCTGGCGGCGTCGGTAATTGTGCCGAGATCGCCCAAACGAACAGTGCGGCCGTCCGCGGCGGAGATGCGCAGATCATTGAGCTGGGCGATGGTTTCCGCGCCACCGAGCGCGCGAATGGACTGCGCCTGGCCGCTGATCTGGGCTTGACCGCCTGGCAAATCGACGTTCATGGCGCGCAGTTGATCGTTCACCGCGTCGGCTGAAACGCCGTAGGCCAGCATGCGCGCGGGATCGAGTTCGACGCGGATTTCGCGATCGACGCCGCCGGTGCGCTGAATGCCGCTGACGCCCGGAACCGCGAGCAATTCACGCTGCAGATCATTGTCGATGAACCAGGAGATATCCTGCGGCGACATGCCTTCGCCGACGACAGCGTAGTAGCCGATCGGTTGGCTCGCCGCGTCAAGCCGCGTGATCACGGGTTCGCTGATGTCGGCGGGCAGTTCGGATCGAATGCGGTTGATCGCGTCGCGCGCGTCCTCGACGGCGCGGCCGAGATCGCCGTCGCTCTCCATCTCGACAACGGTGTTGGAAAAGCCAGGCGAGATCGTCGAGGTGACGCGCTTTACCCCTTCGACCGACGTCAGCGCGCTTTCGATGCGCTGCGTGATCTGGGTTTCCATTTCCTCTGGCGCGGCGCCGGCTTGGCCGACGCCGACCGTGAAGCCGCCGAAGTCGACGTTCGGCAGTTGGTTGATCGGCAGCCGGCCGTACGCAGTCCAGCCCGCGAACACGAGTGCCAGAATGAGCAGGATCGGCGGGATCGGATTGCGGATCGCGCCGGCCGAGATGTTCCAAGCCATGACGGATCAGCCCTCCCGGCCGCGCAGTTCGCCGGAATTGTTCTCACCAGACTGATCGGCTGGCGCTGTCGTCGCCGCTGGCGTTGGGTCGGCCAGCGGCCGCACTTCGTCGCCGTCCTGCAAGAAGGCAGCGCCGGCGCCGACAATGCGTTGGTTCAACTCAAGCCCGGAGACGATTTCGACCCAATCGCCGTCACGCGCGCCGAGCGCGATGTTGGTGCGGTGAACGTTGTTCTCTTGATCCAACACGAACACGTAGGCTTGCCCGTTGTCGTAAAGGATCGAGCTTTGCGGCACGGCGAGCACGCTGCGCTCGGCGAGTTGCGCTTCTCCGCGCAGATACATGCCGGCGCGGACGCGGGTTTCGCGCGGCAACTGGAACAGCGCCTCGCCGGTGCGCGTGCGGCTGTCGATCGAGGCGGGCAGGCGGCGCAAGCGACCCTCAACGGTTGTGCCATCGACCAGCGAGAACGTTGCGGTCTGGCCCTGCGTGAGCGCCAGCGCTTCGCCTTCGGCGACTTGCGCGGCGACTTCGAGATCGTTGCCGGCGGCGATGCGGAAGAGAATTTGTCCGGCGACATCGCGGCCCACTTCAGCTGTGCGGTCGATAACGAGGCCAGCCGCGGGCGCGCGGACATAGCCGCCGCCGAGGCGCGCGTTGACTTCCTGCAGCTGCGCGCGCGCTGCGGCGAGCCGCGCATCGGCCGCGATCGCGGCGGAACGGCGTGTCTCGATTGCTTCGGTCGAGAGCGCGCCGGAGTCGCGGATCGATTCCGCGCGTTCGTACTCGCCACGAGCGCGCACTGAGGTAGACTCGGCTTCGGCGACGCTGGCTTGTGCGGCGCGCGTTTGCGCTTGCGCAAGATTGGTGTCGAGCCGCGCCATCGGTTGGCCTTCGCGCACGTACTCGCCTTCATCGACCAGGAGTTGAAGGATGCGCACGCCGGTCGCCGGCGCCGAAACCTGAATGTCGCGCACAGGGCGAGCCTCGCCATTGAGAGAGATCGTTGCGTGGAATGGGCGCTCGGCGGTCGTGATCACGCTGACGGCTTGCGCGGTGGAAACAGGCGTATGCACAGCGCCGTCACCGCCCAAGCGGCTCAGCACGAACATGACGGCGATTACCGCGACGATGCCGATGCCCAGCATTGTCAGAACACGGCGGCGATGACTCGGATCGTCGGGATCGCCCGCCGCTCGGCGCCAAGCGTTCTCGCCGGCGCCCTTAGCTGTTTGCAAAGCACGACCGCCAGCATCGGCGGCGCGTTTGAACAAACCCTCCGCGCGGGTGAACTCTTCGGGATTCTCGGGCTTATTCATGACGTGGGCTCAGATAGCGCTCCGCGAGCGCGCGGAATTGGAGGAGGGCGGCGTCTGGGTCCGTGTCGCGCAGAAATGCGCGCCTCAGACCTATGCCTTCGAGGGCGGCGAACAAGGTGTTCACCGTCATTTCTGCGTCGAGTGACGGATCAACTTCACCGCGCTCTTGCGCGGCCTTCATCGCCTTCGTGAAAACTTTGACACTTTGCGCATCGGTCGCGCGCAATGGCGTCGACACAGAATCGTCACGAATGGCTTCGGCGAAAATGTCCGCGATCAAAGATCCGTCACCGTCGGCGAACTTCTGCATGAAGCCGCGGCAGGCCAAGCACATCGCTTCGATGATGCCGTGCTCTTCGGCGGCGCGCAGAAACGCTTCGTCGCTTTCGCCGCGCGAGTCTTCGGCGATAGCGCCGATGATTTCCGCCTTGGAGGCGAAATAGCGATAGAGCGCGCCGGCGCTGATGCCGGCCTCGGCGCAGATCTCGGCCATCGTGGCTTGGTGGAAGCCGCGCTTACGGAAGCAGGCGATCGCCGCGTCCATGATCTGCCGGCGCCGGCGATCAGCCAGTTCGGGATCGGCAAGGCGGGCCAAGGATCATCCCCAAAACAAAATCAGCCCTTGCGGGGCTTCGCTGCAACGCATATAAAACGAATGTTCGTTCTATAAATGTTAAGGGTGGACGACGTCAAGTCGAAATCCCAAGTCCTGGACCAACAAACTCTTCGGCCGATCCGCTGAAGGAAGAACTAAGCTACTGAGGAGTAAGGGAATGGTCGCCTTCCGGCCCTGGATCGGCGGATCGGCGCGTGCCGTGGCTTTGGCCGCGCTGCTCGCGACGTCCGCCTGCGTGACCATGCCCAGCGAGCGCGCCGAAGCGCCGCTGCTGCCGTCGCAATGGCGCGACGCGCCCGCGGGCGCGGCGCTGCCGGTGACCGATTGGTGGCAGGGCTTCAACGATCCGGCGCTGACACAGCTGGTGGGCGAAGCGCTAGCCGATGGCCCAACGGTGCAGCTCGCTGTGTCGCGCGTCCGCGAAGCGCGCGCGCTTTCTTATTCAACGCTGACTCAATTCTTGCCGGAGTTGTTGGCGACCGGCAGCGGCCAATACACGCGCGTCGTCGAAGGCGCGGTCGCGCCTGGCGCCGAGCGCGAGCAGATGACTGGCGCATACGGCGCCCAAGTGTCGTGGGAATTGCCGTTGTTCGGTATCGGACCGGCGGCGGCCGGCGCTGGCGCCAACACGCGCGCCGCGGTCGCCGATCTTCGTGGCGCACAAGTCGCGCTCGCCGCGGACGTAGCGCAAGCTTATGTCGATCTGCGCACCGCACAGGCCAGCTACGCGGCGCTGTCGCAATCAGTGCAAACGTCGGACGAACTTGCGCGCATCCTGCAAACCAGTTTCGAAGCGGGCTTCGCGTCGGAAGCGGACGCCGCCGATGCGCGACGCTTGGCCGAAAGCACACGTACGCGCTTGCCCGGCTTGGTGATTGAAACGCGCCGCGCTGAGAACGTACTCGCGGTGTTGCGCGGCAAGGCGCCGGGTACGGAGGAGGCGGGCGTGCAGGCGGTCATAGCCGCTCAAAACGCGCCAATTCCGCATCTTGAGTTGACGTCAGCGCCAGCTGCGCCGGCTGATCTTCTCCGCTTGCGCCCTGATGTTGCGCGCGCGGAAGCGCAGACACTTGTCGCCGCTGCGTCGCTGGGTGCGGCGCGCGCTGACTTGTTTCCGCGCTTGAACCTCACCGGCTCGATCAATGTCACCGACGCGCTGATCGGCAATCCGGCTACAGCCGGGACGACACTCGCGAGCGCGACGCCTTTCATCTCAATCCCGCTCTTTGATTGGGGCCGCCGCTTTGCTGTGCAACGCCAGCGTGACGCGCAGTTCGACCAATCCTTGATTCAGTATCAGCAGACGGTGACGCAAGCCGTGGCCGAGGCGTCGAACGCATTGGTCTCGCTGGATCAGGGCCGTTTGCGCCTCGACTCTGCACGTCGCGCCGAACAAGCGGCGGAAACCACGGCGCGCGGTTCGCGCGCGGCGTACGGCGCTGGCATCCAAAGCTTGGCCGATCGGTTGCGCGCCGAGCAGCAGCTGATCGATGCGAACCTCACGCGCATCGACGCTGAAGCGCAATCTGCCCGCGCGGCCATCGCCACCTATCGCGCTTTCGGCGGCGGCCCGGCGATCGAAACCACTACCGCGTCGCGCTAGGACGAAAGCGCTGCAATCCGCGACGAAGCGCGATTGACTTTATCGATTACACCTGTAATTGTACGAAGATTACAGGTGTAAACATGCGCGTCAGTGGTGCGGAAAGTGTGATCATGGAGGCGCTTTGGAAGCGTCACCCTTTGAGCGCGGACGATATCGTCTCCGATGTCGCGAAAGAGCAGGGCTGGACCGAAGCCACGGTCAAAACGCTGATCAATCGGCTGCTCACCAAGGATGCCATCACCGCCGAACGCGATGGCCGGCGCTATCTCTACAGCCCGAAGATCGTGCGCGCCGACTACGTCAGCGAAGAAAGCCGCAACCTGATCGACCGTCTGTTCGATGGCCGGCTCTCATCGCTGGTCACGCATTTCTCAGAGCGCGAACAATTGAGCGCCGACGATATCGCAGAACTGAAACGACTGATCGGGGAGCTCGACAATGAGCGCTGATCTTCTTGGCCTCCTAATGCGCCTGGTCCTCGTCGTCAGCGCCGCCATCGCATTGGTGCTCGCGCTGCGCATTCCAATGCGAGCTGCCTTCGGCGCACGCGTTGCGTATGCGTTGTGGCTGCTCGTTCCGATTGCGGCGATTGCGGCGGTGATGCCAGCGCGCCTGGTTCTGATCGACGCCGCACCTTTGGTTTCAAGCGCCATAGTCGAACAGGGCGCGCCCACCGCAACCGTTGCGACGCCCCCAGCCGATGCGATGTCATCGGCCGCCACGTTCGCCATATCGCGCCTCGATGCCTACATCATTGCACTGTGGGCCCTTGGCTTTGCGTTCAGCCTTGCGGTGCTCGCGCTTGGTCAACACCGGTTCCTCCGCCGTCTTGGCGCGCGTCGCGCGGCGAACGGCGTACGCATCGCTGCAACAGACAGCGCCGGGCCCGCTGTGGTCGGCGTCTTTGTCCCCCGTATCGTCGTGCCAGTGGATTTCGAAGCGCGCTACACGCCCGCCGAGCGCGAACTGGTGCTGGAGCATGAACGCGCGCACATCAGAGCCGGCGATGTCCAAGTCAACGCACTCGCGGCGCTGCTGCAATGCGTGTTCTGGTTTAATCCGCTCGCTTACGTGGCCCGCGCCGCACTGCGCATCGACCAGGAGCTCGCCTGCGACGAGCGCGTGATGCAGCGCCATGGCTCGGCGCGCCGCGCTTACGCTGAAGCGATGCTCAAAACTCAACTCGCTGCTAGCGCCGTGCCGCTTGGTTGCGCTTGGCCGCCGGTGGGCGCCCAGCCGCTGAAGCAGCGCATTACCGCGCTCGGGCGCCCGCGCGTCGCCGCAACGCGCCGCGCGTTCGGTGGCGCATTGTGCCTCGCCGCCACGCTCGTGGTCGCGCTCACGGCGTGGGTCGCGCAACCGCCGCGCCGCGCCTACGCTGACGAAGTGCAAGACGGCGGCTGGTTGCAGCGCTCGTCCAGCGCACGCCTAGTGCACGCGCTGCAAAACGGCGACGTCGCTGAAGCGCGTGACCTCATCGCGGCTGGCGCCGACGTCAATCACTGGATCCCCGGTGACGGCACGCCGCTCATCATGGCCGCGCGGCTTAACGATCTCGATATGGCGCGCGATCTGCTCGAAGCCGGCGCCGATGTAGATCAAGTCGCGCGCGGCGAAGGCAACGCGCTGATCGTCGCCAGTCAGTTAGGCAATGTCGAGATGGCGCGCCTGTTCGTGCAAGCCGGCGCCGATGTGAACGCTATCGTGCCGTCCGACGAAACGCCGCTTATCAATGCTGCGCGCAGGAACCGCCTAGTAGTCGCGCGCTACCTCATCAATCACGGCGCCGATGTGAATCTCGCCGTGCGCGCGCCGATTGTTGACGGCAACGAACTTCGATCGCCATTGCAAATGGCGCGCAGGGGAGGTCACGTCGAAATGATCGATCTGCTCCGCCAAGCCGGCGCCCGCGGCTAGCGAAACACCCCGTAAATTCAAGAAGGAGTTGCGCGATGGCAATCATCGACGCCCGAGATTTGCCCGAAGCGACCGAGATCGAAGCCGATCTCGTCATCATCGGCGGCGGCATGGCGGGCATCGCCATCGCCACCGAATGGGCCGGCGCCAACAAGAGCGTTGCGATCCTCGAAAGCGGCGGCCTGGAGTTCGACCAGACCATCCAGGATCTCTACCGCGGCAGCGGCGTGATGCGCGCGCCCGACAATCCGGAAGCGTCGCTCGATGATTACACGTGGCAGTCGCGCATGCGCATCCTCGGCGGCTCGGCCGCGATCTGGGGCGGCAAGTGCGTGCCGCTCGACGAAGCGGACTTCACACGCCGCGATTGGCTCTCGCGCACCGGTTGGCCGATGACGCGCGCGCAGTTGCAGCCGTACTACGATCGCGCTTGCCGCTTGCTCGAGATTCCGCTGTTCGATCGCGACTTCGATTCCAGCTCGGAAGAGGGAAGGCCCGCGCTCACCGTGAACGGCGCGCGCGATTTCTTTTCCGCGCCGCGCTACTTTTCGCCGGTGGGCGGCGGCGCTGACCGCGACAAGTTCGATCGCTTCCGCACC from Terricaulis silvestris carries:
- a CDS encoding efflux RND transporter periplasmic adaptor subunit, with translation MNKPENPEEFTRAEGLFKRAADAGGRALQTAKGAGENAWRRAAGDPDDPSHRRRVLTMLGIGIVAVIAVMFVLSRLGGDGAVHTPVSTAQAVSVITTAERPFHATISLNGEARPVRDIQVSAPATGVRILQLLVDEGEYVREGQPMARLDTNLAQAQTRAAQASVAEAESTSVRARGEYERAESIRDSGALSTEAIETRRSAAIAADARLAAARAQLQEVNARLGGGYVRAPAAGLVIDRTAEVGRDVAGQILFRIAAGNDLEVAAQVAEGEALALTQGQTATFSLVDGTTVEGRLRRLPASIDSRTRTGEALFQLPRETRVRAGMYLRGEAQLAERSVLAVPQSSILYDNGQAYVFVLDQENNVHRTNIALGARDGDWVEIVSGLELNQRIVGAGAAFLQDGDEVRPLADPTPAATTAPADQSGENNSGELRGREG
- a CDS encoding TetR/AcrR family transcriptional regulator, whose protein sequence is MARLADPELADRRRRQIMDAAIACFRKRGFHQATMAEICAEAGISAGALYRYFASKAEIIGAIAEDSRGESDEAFLRAAEEHGIIEAMCLACRGFMQKFADGDGSLIADIFAEAIRDDSVSTPLRATDAQSVKVFTKAMKAAQERGEVDPSLDAEMTVNTLFAALEGIGLRRAFLRDTDPDAALLQFRALAERYLSPRHE
- a CDS encoding efflux transporter outer membrane subunit, giving the protein MVAFRPWIGGSARAVALAALLATSACVTMPSERAEAPLLPSQWRDAPAGAALPVTDWWQGFNDPALTQLVGEALADGPTVQLAVSRVREARALSYSTLTQFLPELLATGSGQYTRVVEGAVAPGAEREQMTGAYGAQVSWELPLFGIGPAAAGAGANTRAAVADLRGAQVALAADVAQAYVDLRTAQASYAALSQSVQTSDELARILQTSFEAGFASEADAADARRLAESTRTRLPGLVIETRRAENVLAVLRGKAPGTEEAGVQAVIAAQNAPIPHLELTSAPAAPADLLRLRPDVARAEAQTLVAAASLGAARADLFPRLNLTGSINVTDALIGNPATAGTTLASATPFISIPLFDWGRRFAVQRQRDAQFDQSLIQYQQTVTQAVAEASNALVSLDQGRLRLDSARRAEQAAETTARGSRAAYGAGIQSLADRLRAEQQLIDANLTRIDAEAQSARAAIATYRAFGGGPAIETTTASR
- a CDS encoding BlaI/MecI/CopY family transcriptional regulator — protein: MRVSGAESVIMEALWKRHPLSADDIVSDVAKEQGWTEATVKTLINRLLTKDAITAERDGRRYLYSPKIVRADYVSEESRNLIDRLFDGRLSSLVTHFSEREQLSADDIAELKRLIGELDNER
- a CDS encoding M56 family metallopeptidase, translating into MSADLLGLLMRLVLVVSAAIALVLALRIPMRAAFGARVAYALWLLVPIAAIAAVMPARLVLIDAAPLVSSAIVEQGAPTATVATPPADAMSSAATFAISRLDAYIIALWALGFAFSLAVLALGQHRFLRRLGARRAANGVRIAATDSAGPAVVGVFVPRIVVPVDFEARYTPAERELVLEHERAHIRAGDVQVNALAALLQCVFWFNPLAYVARAALRIDQELACDERVMQRHGSARRAYAEAMLKTQLAASAVPLGCAWPPVGAQPLKQRITALGRPRVAATRRAFGGALCLAATLVVALTAWVAQPPRRAYADEVQDGGWLQRSSSARLVHALQNGDVAEARDLIAAGADVNHWIPGDGTPLIMAARLNDLDMARDLLEAGADVDQVARGEGNALIVASQLGNVEMARLFVQAGADVNAIVPSDETPLINAARRNRLVVARYLINHGADVNLAVRAPIVDGNELRSPLQMARRGGHVEMIDLLRQAGARG